GGTTGCTGTATGATTAATATCCAGAGAGTAGGCCGGAGGATAACATCATGCCAGTGACGAACAACGTTTCTGTTAAACGCGAAACATTGAATTTACGCATCAAGCCCGCTGAACGCGATCTGATCGATCGTGCAGCGAAGGCCAGAGGGAAAAATCGTACTGATTTTGTCCTTGAGGCCGCTCGTGCTGCCGCAGAGGAAGCGTTGATCGATCAGCGCATCATCATGGCAGATCCCGATGCTTATCAGGAATTCCTTGCTCGTTTGGATCAGGCTCCTGCACCAAATGCCGCGCTGCGAAAAACCATGCAAACGCCTGCACCGTGGGAACAGAAAAAATGATTTCCGCCCCTGAGCCACTCCGCGCCGAACATGTACTATCTTTATTCTGTTGCGGCGTGGAGTCTATGGACAACTGGCTGAAACAGCGGGCGATGAAAAATCAGGTCACTGGCGCATCACGAACTTTTGTCAGTTGCGATGGCTCAAAAGTGCTGGCGTATTACTCATTGGCCTCCAGCGCTGTAGCAACGAATGCCGTCCCCGGACGTTTTCGTCGCAATATGCCCGATCCGATCCCGGTAGTAGTGCTGGGACGTCTGGCAGTAGATAAATCATTGCATGGTCAGAGCGTTGGTCGGGCGCTAGTAAGGGATGCGGGGCTGCGGGTGATTCAGGTGGCGGATACTATTGGCATTCGTGGGATGCTGGTTCATACGCTGTCTGATGAAGCGCGGGAATTTTACCTGCGTGTGGGATTTGAGCCTTCACCGATTGACCCGATGATGTTGATGGTGACGTTGGGGGATTTGGTGGGGAGTTTATCAATTTGAAATTGATGTTGTGCAAGTGAATATCGAAAAATGATGGTCCGGTTTGCCGGGATGCTTACAAAAAGA
This is a stretch of genomic DNA from Brenneria rubrifaciens. It encodes these proteins:
- a CDS encoding DUF1778 domain-containing protein — encoded protein: MPVTNNVSVKRETLNLRIKPAERDLIDRAAKARGKNRTDFVLEAARAAAEEALIDQRIIMADPDAYQEFLARLDQAPAPNAALRKTMQTPAPWEQKK
- a CDS encoding GNAT family N-acetyltransferase, whose translation is MISAPEPLRAEHVLSLFCCGVESMDNWLKQRAMKNQVTGASRTFVSCDGSKVLAYYSLASSAVATNAVPGRFRRNMPDPIPVVVLGRLAVDKSLHGQSVGRALVRDAGLRVIQVADTIGIRGMLVHTLSDEAREFYLRVGFEPSPIDPMMLMVTLGDLVGSLSI